The Chloroflexota bacterium genome has a segment encoding these proteins:
- a CDS encoding alpha/beta fold hydrolase, whose amino-acid sequence MTSNAPERDSVPFFFGPPGKALFGNYHESAPGQDRDCGILLCAPAGQEYIRSHRAFRQLALRLSRAGFPVLRFDYYGCGDSNGDDDQGHLTQWLADIAAAGAELKKRSGADRLCLIGLRLGAALALLAAARRNDLDGLVLWEAAINGRTYVDELAVQHRDTLWRYFAQPEQHANGHRPSELLGFPLTETIWADLEKLDLLTVRQKPASHVLLIENSEDPAAEQLGQHLRGLGCQVNYQHIPGPRIWAEDPDKALVPQQVLQAIVAWASEALP is encoded by the coding sequence ATGACCTCTAACGCGCCTGAGCGCGACAGCGTACCCTTCTTTTTTGGCCCGCCCGGCAAAGCCCTCTTTGGCAACTACCACGAGTCTGCGCCCGGCCAGGATCGCGATTGCGGCATTCTCCTGTGCGCCCCCGCCGGCCAGGAATACATTCGCTCGCATCGCGCCTTCCGCCAGTTGGCCCTCCGGCTCTCAAGGGCCGGCTTCCCCGTTCTGCGTTTTGATTATTACGGTTGCGGCGACTCGAACGGCGACGATGATCAAGGCCACCTGACTCAATGGCTGGCGGATATTGCCGCCGCCGGCGCCGAACTCAAAAAACGATCCGGGGCCGACCGCCTCTGTTTAATAGGCCTTCGCCTCGGCGCGGCGCTGGCCCTGCTGGCCGCCGCCCGGCGCAACGACCTGGACGGCCTCGTCTTGTGGGAAGCGGCCATCAACGGGCGAACCTATGTTGACGAACTGGCCGTCCAGCATCGCGACACATTGTGGCGCTACTTCGCCCAGCCCGAGCAACACGCCAACGGCCACCGGCCTTCTGAATTGCTGGGTTTCCCGCTCACCGAAACCATATGGGCCGATCTGGAAAAGCTGGACTTGCTGACAGTGCGCCAGAAACCGGCCAGCCATGTTCTGCTGATCGAAAACAGTGAAGACCCGGCGGCTGAGCAACTCGGCCAACACCTGAGGGGCCTGGGCTGCCAGGTGAACTATCAACACATTCCCGGCCCCCGAATTTGGGCCGAAGACCCGGACAAAGCCCTGGTGCCGCAACAGGTTTTGCAGGCCATTGTGGCCTGGGCCAGCGAGGCCCTTCCATGA